In Plasmodium malariae genome assembly, chromosome: 11, the following proteins share a genomic window:
- the PmUG01_11011500 gene encoding Plasmodium exported protein, unknown function, whose product MGEKNNFGFYIKVFTVFLLIWIFNFYNDKSIYYKFLNEKNHIDIDLNTRTYRLLAKRNQGKYSSIVCIKEDIPNIVEYEKKIISNCKKVSRGKSKIINECSLNNTEVCKQARTSNYFVPNQEKSYLKKKNLDKIYYKNKVRDTTKSDFKFLRNDLKLKVGMICIFSIFIVLTGILLFVLKSVLSMENSEFKLCLKYFLNPSTWGFLILALIVLSTMIYLSRKIVMYIKSIYTKIEINNTSYPPLSNVVFL is encoded by the exons AtgggagaaaaaaataactttggtttttatattaaagtaTTTACTGTGTTCCTTTTAATATggatttttaatttctacAATGATAAG AGTAtctattataaatttttgaatGAGAAGAAccatatagatatagatttAAACACAAGAACTTATCGATTACTAGCAAAGCGTAATCAAGGAAAGTATTCAAgtattgtatgtataaaagAAGATATTCCAAATATTGTagaatacgaaaaaaaaattatatctaattgtaaaaaagtaTCCAGAgggaaaagtaaaattatcaATGAATGTTCATTAAATAACACAGAAGTCTGTAAACAAGCTAGAACAAGTAACTATTTTGTACCGAACCAAGAAAAGTCttatcttaaaaaaaaaaatttagacaaaatatattataaaaataaggttAGAGATACTACGAAATCAGATTTTAAGTTTTTAAGAAATGATTTAAAACTTAAAGTAGGTATGATATgcatattttctatattcatCGTATTAACTGGAATACTactatttgttttaaaatcTGTACTCAGCATGGAAAATTCtgaatttaaattatgtttaaaatattttttaaacccATCAACTTGGGGATTTTTGATATTAGCGCTTATAGTCCTATCAACAATGATTTATCTGAGCCGAAAAATTGTAATGTACATAAAGtcaatatatacaaaaattgaaataaacAATACGTCATATCCTCCTTTAAGTAATgtagtatttttataa
- the PmUG01_11011600 gene encoding fam-l protein yields the protein MEQKIKVLLLIKIASIVLLTWICHFHVNKYSEFNRYLDENYKCQIMLLQGTYRLLAKYEQNKDSCTVKLRIDLSNDEMSKKKYIFNNEKKNSEKIKQANGSSLYNASDSQQDMKNKSCIYETKRYSYLEKKIFKELDFLDYLKKNKTISNKVYRKIMSKKCGLRIALPLIFFLLLSIVPILDCSLSTENSAWFFDLLGLDKLTELKSALSSLYTYLEWTKKTKTTINVNQYGDFVLMKLFDFILYVIPFFILGFIFILIILYYHKKVKKYEKVKFRKR from the exons ATGGAGCAAAAAATTAAGGTACTGTTACTTATTAAAATTGCTTCAATTGTCCTTTTAACTTGGATATGTCATTTTCATGTAAATAag tATAGTGAGTTTAATAGATATTTAGATGAAAACTACAAATGTCAAATAATGTTACTTCAAGGAACTTATCGTTTACTGGCGAAATATGAACAGAATAAGGATTCATGTACTGTAAAATTAAGAATAGACTTATCAAATGATGAAatgagcaaaaaaaaatatatatttaataatgaaaaaaaaaactcagaaaaaataaaacaagcAAATGGAagttcattatataatgcAAGTGATAGCCAACaagatatgaaaaataaatcctGTATATATGAAACAAAAAGGTATtcttatttagaaaaaaaaatattcaaggAACTTGATTTTTTGGattatcttaaaaaaaacaagacaATTAGCAATAAGgtttacagaaaaataatgaGTAAAAAATGCGGATTACGAATTGCTTTgcctttaatatttttcttgttgTTATCTATCGTACCAATATTAGATTGTTCATTGAGTACGGAAAATAGTGCGTggttttttgatttattagGGTTGGATAAATTGACTGAATTGAAGTCTGCACTTAGTTCTTTGTATACCTATTTAGAATGGACAAAGAAAACTAAAACTACGATTAATGTGAATCAATATGGAGATTTTgtattaatgaaattatttgactttatattatatgtcatacccttctttatattaggtttcatattcatattaattATCCTTTACTACCATAagaaagttaaaaaatatgaaaaagtaaaattcaGGAAACGGTAA